The following coding sequences lie in one Zonotrichia leucophrys gambelii isolate GWCS_2022_RI chromosome 4A, RI_Zleu_2.0, whole genome shotgun sequence genomic window:
- the ZC4H2 gene encoding zinc finger C4H2 domain-containing protein isoform X1: MADEQEIMCKLESIKEIRNKTLQMEKIKARLKAEFEALESEERHLKEYKQEMDLLLQEKMAHVEELRLIHADINVMENTIKQSENDLNKLLESTRRLHEEYKPLKEHVDALRMTLGLQRLPDLCEEEEKLSLDYFEKQKAEWQTEPQEPPIPESLAAAAAAAQQLQVARKQDTRQTATFRQQPPPMKACLSCHQQIHRNAPICPLCKAKSRSRNPKKPKRKQDE, from the exons GAATAAGACTTTgcagatggaaaaaataaaggcaagactgaaagcagaatttgaaGCCCTGGAGTCTGAGGAGAGGCACCTGAAAGAATACAAACAAGAAAtggacctgctgctgcaggagaagatGGCTCACGTGGAGGAGCTGAGACTGATCCACGCTGACATTAACGTG ATGGAGAACACCATCAAGCAGTCTGAGAACGATCTGAACAAGCTCTTGGAATCAACTCGCCGGCTGCACGAGGAGTACAAGCCCCTCAAGGAGCACGTGGATGCCTTGAGGATGACCCTGGGTCTGCAGAGGCTGCCAGACCTgtgtgaggaggaagagaaactgTCCCTTGA CTactttgaaaagcagaaagcagaatgGCAGACAGAACCACAGGAGCCTCCCATCCCAGAgtctctggctgcagctgcagcagctgcccaacAGCTGCAGGTGGCCAGGAAGCAAGACACCAGACAGACAGCAACTTTCAGACAGCAGCCACCTCCAATGAAG GCGTGTTTGTCGTGTCACCAGCAAATCCACCGGAACGCGCCCATTTGTCCCCTGTGCAAAGCCAAGAGCCGCTCTCGGAACCCCAAAAAGCCCAAGAGGAAACAGGATGAATGA
- the ZC4H2 gene encoding zinc finger C4H2 domain-containing protein isoform X2 — MADEQEIMCKLESIKEIRNKTLQMEKIKARLKAEFEALESEERHLKEYKQEMDLLLQEKMAHVEELRLIHADINVMENTIKQSENDLNKLLESTRRLHEEYKPLKEHVDALRMTLGLQRLPDLCEEEEKLSLERVCRVTSKSTGTRPFVPCAKPRAALGTPKSPRGNRMNEIQKIVTSSCPSTLPVEWQICPDFAELQTQV, encoded by the exons GAATAAGACTTTgcagatggaaaaaataaaggcaagactgaaagcagaatttgaaGCCCTGGAGTCTGAGGAGAGGCACCTGAAAGAATACAAACAAGAAAtggacctgctgctgcaggagaagatGGCTCACGTGGAGGAGCTGAGACTGATCCACGCTGACATTAACGTG ATGGAGAACACCATCAAGCAGTCTGAGAACGATCTGAACAAGCTCTTGGAATCAACTCGCCGGCTGCACGAGGAGTACAAGCCCCTCAAGGAGCACGTGGATGCCTTGAGGATGACCCTGGGTCTGCAGAGGCTGCCAGACCTgtgtgaggaggaagagaaactgTCCCTTGA GCGTGTTTGTCGTGTCACCAGCAAATCCACCGGAACGCGCCCATTTGTCCCCTGTGCAAAGCCAAGAGCCGCTCTCGGAACCCCAAAAAGCCCAAGAGGAAACAGGATGAATGAAATCCAGAAGATTGTGACCAGCTCTTGTCCCAGTACTCTTCCAGTAGAATGGCAAATTTGCCCAGACTTTGCTGAACTGCAGACTCAAGTATGA